In a single window of the Sylvia atricapilla isolate bSylAtr1 chromosome 20, bSylAtr1.pri, whole genome shotgun sequence genome:
- the TTC19 gene encoding tetratricopeptide repeat protein 19, mitochondrial isoform X2 — protein MAAAAVPRALSRLCPRRWPALARPAWTGGHRGHRGDSGTAGPARLRWARPAGAALAFLGGFSLFPRDAQEDGEDAIVLLLKRAKMGNVAYMQGQLDNAEKLYKAAMSYMLAGDTKEDDNAILEMSLKLASIYAAQKQDKLAVAGYQFCILTLEEKIAKQKDLPEDVLSAEEKANTRLLLGMSLDSYARYLLNINELSAAQKMYEKALQISNDVQGESHPQSVVLMSDLATVLDAQGRYEEAHTHCRRAAELARDTQHPEEHMVLSNLAAILMHKEDFLQAKQVYKEALKQAQQKGDAASVQHIQEELAELAKRRKGSK, from the exons atggcggcggcggcggtgccgCGGGCCCTGTCCCGGCTGTGTCCCCGGCGCTGGCCCGCCCTGGCCCGGCCCGCCTGGACagggggacaccggggacaccgcggggacagcggcacggcggggccggcgcggcTGCGCTGGGCTCGGCCGGCCGGCGCTGCTCTGGCCTTCCTGGGAG GGTTCTCGCTGTTCCCGCGGGACGCCCAGGAGGACGGCGAGGACGCCATCGTCCTGCTGCTGAAGAGAGCCAAG ATGGGGAACGTGGCCTACATGCAGGGACAGCTGGACAAT GCAGAAAAGCTCTACAAAGCAGCTATGAGCTATATGCTTGCAGGGGACACGAAGGAG GATGACAATGCCATCCTTGAGATGTCCCTCAAGCTGGCCAGTATCTATGCTGCTCAGAAACA GGACAAATTAGCCGTAGCTGGCTACCAGTTCTGCATCCTGACCTTAGAGGAGAAGATTGCCAAGCAGAAGGATTTGCCTGAAGATGTCTTATCAG ctgaagaaaaggCCAACACCCGACTCCTGCTTGGGATGAGCCTGGACTCGTACGCCCGCTACCTCCTGAACATCAACgagctctcagcagcacagaaaatgtatGAGAAGGCTCTGCAGATATCAAATGATGTTCAGGGAGAGAGTCATCCACAG AGTGTGGTGCTGATGAGTGACCTGGCCACGGTGCTGGATGCTCAGGGCCGCTACGAGGAGGCACACACCCactgcaggagggcagcagagctggcgAGGGACACTCAGCACCCCGAGGAGCACATGGTGCTCAGCAACCTGGCAGCAATCCTGATGCACAAAG AAGATTTCCTGCAAGCAAAACAAGTGTACAAAGAAGCTCTGAagcaggcacagcagaaggGAGATGCTGCTTCTGTCCAGCACATCCAGGAGGAACTCGCTGAGCTGGCCAAGAGGAGAAAGGGCTCAAAGTAA
- the TTC19 gene encoding tetratricopeptide repeat protein 19, mitochondrial isoform X1 → MAAAAVPRALSRLCPRRWPALARPAWTGGHRGHRGDSGTAGPARLRWARPAGAALAFLGGFSLFPRDAQEDGEDAIVLLLKRAKLSAIRGELAEAERLLHQALRRAHRDDNRQAIVYTYSMMGNVAYMQGQLDNAEKLYKAAMSYMLAGDTKEDDNAILEMSLKLASIYAAQKQDKLAVAGYQFCILTLEEKIAKQKDLPEDVLSAEEKANTRLLLGMSLDSYARYLLNINELSAAQKMYEKALQISNDVQGESHPQSVVLMSDLATVLDAQGRYEEAHTHCRRAAELARDTQHPEEHMVLSNLAAILMHKEDFLQAKQVYKEALKQAQQKGDAASVQHIQEELAELAKRRKGSK, encoded by the exons atggcggcggcggcggtgccgCGGGCCCTGTCCCGGCTGTGTCCCCGGCGCTGGCCCGCCCTGGCCCGGCCCGCCTGGACagggggacaccggggacaccgcggggacagcggcacggcggggccggcgcggcTGCGCTGGGCTCGGCCGGCCGGCGCTGCTCTGGCCTTCCTGGGAG GGTTCTCGCTGTTCCCGCGGGACGCCCAGGAGGACGGCGAGGACGCCATCGTCCTGCTGCTGAAGAGAGCCAAG CTCAGCGCCATCCGCGGGGAGCTGGCCGAGGCCGAGCGGCTCCTGCACCAGGCCCTGCGCCGGGCGCACCGGGACGACAACAGGCAGGCCATCGTCTACACCTACAGCATG ATGGGGAACGTGGCCTACATGCAGGGACAGCTGGACAAT GCAGAAAAGCTCTACAAAGCAGCTATGAGCTATATGCTTGCAGGGGACACGAAGGAG GATGACAATGCCATCCTTGAGATGTCCCTCAAGCTGGCCAGTATCTATGCTGCTCAGAAACA GGACAAATTAGCCGTAGCTGGCTACCAGTTCTGCATCCTGACCTTAGAGGAGAAGATTGCCAAGCAGAAGGATTTGCCTGAAGATGTCTTATCAG ctgaagaaaaggCCAACACCCGACTCCTGCTTGGGATGAGCCTGGACTCGTACGCCCGCTACCTCCTGAACATCAACgagctctcagcagcacagaaaatgtatGAGAAGGCTCTGCAGATATCAAATGATGTTCAGGGAGAGAGTCATCCACAG AGTGTGGTGCTGATGAGTGACCTGGCCACGGTGCTGGATGCTCAGGGCCGCTACGAGGAGGCACACACCCactgcaggagggcagcagagctggcgAGGGACACTCAGCACCCCGAGGAGCACATGGTGCTCAGCAACCTGGCAGCAATCCTGATGCACAAAG AAGATTTCCTGCAAGCAAAACAAGTGTACAAAGAAGCTCTGAagcaggcacagcagaaggGAGATGCTGCTTCTGTCCAGCACATCCAGGAGGAACTCGCTGAGCTGGCCAAGAGGAGAAAGGGCTCAAAGTAA
- the ZSWIM7 gene encoding zinc finger SWIM domain-containing protein 7: MDTSTLPAVAEELLREIKKAFQETSQVPDDLLLGLKFIFGPAAVPALDLVDQRSVTRVRAPSGRILYQVLGSSGKLYTCYSSCHFCTCPAFGFSVLQKSESLLCKHILAVYLSQAMGTCQELAVSEEQLTNILLAEEEDEG; this comes from the exons ATGGACACGAGCACCTTGCCAGCAGTGGCAGAAGAGCTCTTGAGAGAGATCAAAAAGGCTTTTCAGGAGACCTCACAGG TCCCTGATGACCTGCTGCTGGG GCTGAAGTTCATTTTTGGCCCAGCTGCAGTCCCAGCTCTGGATTTGGTGGATCAGCGTTCTGTCACCCGGGTCAGGGCCCCCAGTGGAAGGATTCTCTACCAG GTCCTTGGAAGCTCAGGCAAACTCTACACCTGCTACAGCTCCTGCCATTTCTGCACGTGCCCTGCCTTTGggttctctgtgctgcagaagagTGAGAGCCTTCTG TGCAAACACATCCTGGCTGTCTACCTCAGCCAGGCCATGGGAacctgccaggagctggctgtgtctgaggagcagctcacaAACATCCTCCTggctgaggaagaggatgaaGGATGA